One Oryza sativa Japonica Group chromosome 8, ASM3414082v1 DNA window includes the following coding sequences:
- the LOC4346327 gene encoding protein WALLS ARE THIN 1, whose amino-acid sequence MAAEADARKVCGLPERVQLHGAMLALQFGYAGFHVVSRFALNMGISKLVFPVYRNIIALILLVPFAYFLEKKDRPQLTLSFVVQFFLLALCGITANQGFYLLGLDNTSPTFASAIQNSVPAITFAMAAALRIERVRLDRRDGVAKVLGTLACVAGASVITLYKGPTIFGPKLQLQAVAEVPLRAAIAGEGKNWTLGCVYLIGHCLSWSGWLVLQAPVLKKYPARLSVTSYTCFFGVIQFLIIAAFMERDADAWAFHSGSELFTILYAGFIASGVAFAVQIWCIDRGGPVFVAVYQPVQTLVVAIMASLTLGESFYLGGIIGAVFIIAGLYLVLWGKSHERARLAKDAAAIATDRDAAPCRIIAAGKQSSSVTQPLLLPTSSSSDNAV is encoded by the exons atggcggcggaggcggatgcACGGAAGGTGTGCGGGTTGCCGGAGCGGGTGCAGCTCCATGGGGCGATGCTGGCGCTGCAGTTCGGCTACGCGGGGTTCCATGTGGTGTCTCGGTTTGCCCTCAACATGGGCATCAGCAAGCTCGTCTTCCCCGTCTACCGCAACATCATCgccctcatcctcctcgtcccCTTCGCCTATTTCCTCGAGAA GAAGGATCGGCCGCAGCTGACGCTGAGCTTCGTGGTGCAGTTCTTCCTGCTGGCGCTGTGCGGCATCACCGCCAACCAGGGCTTCTACCTCCTCGGACTCGACAACACCTCCCCGACCTTCGCCTCCGCCATCCAGAACTCCGTCCCGGCCATCAccttcgccatggccgccgcgctccgcaTCGAGCGCgtccgcctcgaccgccgcgaCGGCGTCGCCAAGGTGCTCGGCACGCTGGCCTgcgtcgccggcgcctccgTCATCACGCTCTACAAGGGCCCTACCATCTTCGGTCCCAAGCTGCAGCtgcaggcggtggcggaggtgccGTTGAGGGCGGCGATCGCCGGAGAGGGGAAGAACTGGACGCTGGGCTGCGTGTACTTGATCGGGCACTGCCTGTCGTGGTCGGGATGGCTGGTGCTGCAGGCGCCGGTGCTGAAGAAGTACCCGGCGaggctgtcggtgacgtcatacACCTGCTTCTTCGGCGTCATCCAGTTcctcatcatcgccgccttcatGGAGAGGGACGCCGACGCCTGGGCCTTCCACTCCGGCTCCGAGCTCTTCACCATCCTTTACGCC GGATTCATCGCGTCGGGGGTGGCGTTCGCGGTGCAGATATGGTGCATCGACAGGGGGGGCCCGGTGTTCGTGGCGGTGTATCAGCCCGTCCAGACCCTGGTGGTGGCCATCATGGCCTCCCTCACCCTCGGCGAGAGCTTCTACCTCGGCGGCATCATCGGCGCCGTCTTCATCATCGCCGGCCTCTACCTCGTCCTCTGGGGCAAGAGCCACGAGCGTGCTCGCCTCGCcaaggacgccgccgccattgccaccgaccgcgacgccgccccTTGCCGGATCATCGCCGCCGGCAAGCAGTCCTCCTCCGTCACCCAGCCCCTCCTGCTgcctacctcctcctcctccgacaaCGCCGTCTGA